The Catenuloplanes niger genome includes a window with the following:
- a CDS encoding Gfo/Idh/MocA family protein, with product MPAVEPIRFGVLGCASIARRRTVPAILREPRTELVAVAARDPARARTFAAEFGCDAATDYLALLARPDIDAVYIPLPTGLHHEWVGRALEAGKHVLVEKPLTTRYAHTVAVLESAAARGLTLMENLTFLRHGLHRTVRELVDGGEIGELRSISGAFSFPPLDPADIRYRPELGGGALLDIGVYPLSAAHLFLGPDLEVVGATLKHDPARGVDISGSALLCTPDGRTAQLTFGFEHAYRCDYVLWGSRGRLVVDRAYTPPPTRHPTIRLDSEHRSRTLTVPPEDQFANTLHAFADAITTRGDSSSDAPHIRSRAHLLAQIRQAAHTTH from the coding sequence ATGCCGGCGGTCGAACCGATCCGGTTCGGCGTCCTGGGGTGTGCCAGCATCGCCCGGCGACGCACGGTGCCGGCCATCCTGCGCGAGCCCCGGACCGAACTGGTCGCCGTCGCCGCACGCGACCCGGCCCGGGCGCGGACGTTCGCCGCCGAGTTCGGATGCGACGCCGCCACCGACTATCTCGCGCTGCTCGCCCGGCCGGACATCGACGCGGTGTACATCCCGCTGCCGACCGGACTGCACCACGAGTGGGTCGGGCGAGCGCTGGAGGCCGGCAAACACGTCCTGGTCGAGAAGCCGCTGACCACCCGGTACGCCCACACCGTCGCGGTGCTGGAGAGCGCCGCCGCCCGCGGTCTCACGCTGATGGAGAACCTCACCTTCCTCCGGCACGGCCTGCACCGCACCGTCCGCGAGCTGGTGGACGGCGGGGAGATCGGCGAGCTGCGGTCGATCAGCGGCGCGTTCAGCTTCCCCCCGCTCGATCCGGCCGACATCCGATACCGCCCGGAGCTCGGCGGCGGCGCGCTCCTCGACATCGGCGTCTACCCGTTGAGCGCCGCCCACCTCTTCCTCGGCCCCGACCTGGAGGTGGTCGGCGCGACGCTGAAACACGACCCCGCCCGCGGCGTCGACATCTCCGGCAGCGCGCTGCTCTGCACCCCCGACGGCCGTACCGCCCAGTTGACCTTCGGCTTCGAACACGCCTACCGGTGCGACTACGTCCTCTGGGGCAGCAGGGGCCGCCTCGTCGTCGACCGCGCCTACACCCCGCCCCCGACCCGCCACCCCACCATCCGCCTCGACAGCGAACACCGGTCCCGCACGCTCACCGTGCCCCCCGAGGACCAGTTCGCCAACACCCTCCACGCGTTCGCCGACGCCATCACCACCCGCGGCGACTCCAGCTCCGACGCACCCCACATCCGGTCCCGCGCCCACCTCCTCGCCCAGATCCGGCAGGCCGCCCACACCACCCACTAG
- a CDS encoding GDP-mannose 4,6-dehydratase, which translates to MILTRRALITGITGQDGTYLARHLLAAGYDVFGMVRGQTAPTARGSRQPHPDVRLISGDLMDQSSLVFAVAQAQPDEIYNLGALSYVPVSWRQSTTTAEITGMGVLRMLEAVRIVAGITGSRTPGANQPRFYQASSSEMFGKVRETPQNELTPFHPRSPYGAAKVFGHYTVQNYRESYGMYAVSGMLFNHESPIRGPEFVTRKVSLGAAAVKLGLRKTLRLGNLEADRDWGFAGDYVRGMTLMLAQDEPDDYVVGTGIAHSVRELAELAFAHVGLDWRDHVVIDDALLRPAEVDLLCADPTKARQKLGWKPAVSFEEMIAMMVDSDLELLSDPRRRGDGLIRELADLW; encoded by the coding sequence ATTATCCTGACTAGGCGAGCGCTGATCACAGGGATTACCGGCCAGGACGGCACCTATCTTGCGCGACACCTCCTGGCCGCCGGATACGACGTCTTCGGAATGGTGCGCGGGCAGACCGCGCCGACCGCACGGGGATCCCGGCAACCGCATCCGGACGTGCGACTGATAAGCGGTGACCTGATGGACCAGTCGAGCCTGGTCTTCGCGGTCGCGCAGGCGCAGCCGGACGAGATCTACAACCTCGGCGCGCTGTCCTACGTCCCGGTGTCGTGGCGGCAGTCCACCACCACCGCGGAGATCACCGGGATGGGTGTCCTCCGCATGCTGGAAGCCGTGCGGATCGTCGCGGGAATCACCGGTTCGCGCACACCCGGCGCCAATCAGCCGCGGTTCTATCAGGCGTCGTCGTCGGAAATGTTCGGCAAGGTGCGGGAGACCCCGCAGAACGAGTTGACGCCTTTTCATCCGCGCAGTCCGTACGGTGCCGCCAAAGTGTTCGGCCACTACACGGTGCAGAATTACCGCGAGTCGTACGGCATGTACGCGGTCTCCGGCATGCTGTTCAACCATGAATCGCCGATCCGCGGGCCGGAGTTCGTGACCCGGAAGGTCTCGCTCGGCGCGGCGGCGGTGAAACTGGGGCTGCGCAAAACGCTACGGCTGGGCAATCTGGAGGCCGACCGGGATTGGGGTTTCGCCGGTGACTACGTCCGCGGCATGACGCTGATGCTCGCCCAGGACGAGCCGGACGACTACGTCGTCGGTACCGGGATCGCGCACAGCGTGCGCGAACTGGCCGAGCTGGCCTTCGCGCACGTCGGCCTGGACTGGCGCGACCACGTCGTGATCGACGACGCGCTCCTGCGGCCCGCCGAGGTCGACCTGCTGTGCGCCGATCCGACGAAGGCCCGACAGAAGCTCGGCTGGAAACCGGCGGTCTCCTTCGAGGAGATGATCGCGATGATGGTCGACAGCGACCTGGAACTGCTGTCGGACCCGCGCCGACGCGGCGACGGCCTCATCCGCGAGCTGGCCGATCTGTGGTGA
- a CDS encoding rRNA methyltransferase — protein sequence MSYRFETARDDYSDLASGAVLRSAPGFPAFPVRLASEVFQSALDLRGGTGPAVLWDPCCGSGYLLTVLGLLHRRRITALLASDIDDDALTLASANLGLLADGGLAARGAELADRARRFDKPGYADAAAAAERLHRRLAADGGPVPHAVRRADVLDPAALARAAEGFAPDIVVTDVPYGEQTEWTGEHAGQGLPGMLTALATVLRPAAVIAVIVRGRRVPPIDGVRPRRKSRVGTRAVALFAAGDLDGRPADLP from the coding sequence GTGAGTTATCGGTTCGAGACGGCCCGGGACGACTACAGCGACCTGGCGAGCGGCGCGGTCCTGCGCTCCGCGCCCGGCTTCCCCGCCTTCCCGGTCCGGCTCGCCTCCGAGGTGTTCCAGTCCGCCCTCGACCTGCGCGGCGGCACCGGCCCGGCCGTGCTGTGGGACCCCTGCTGCGGCAGCGGCTACCTGCTGACCGTGCTCGGGCTCCTGCACCGCCGGCGGATCACCGCACTGCTCGCCTCCGACATCGACGACGACGCGCTGACCCTGGCGTCCGCCAACCTGGGGCTGCTGGCCGACGGCGGCCTGGCCGCCCGCGGCGCGGAGCTGGCCGACCGGGCGCGACGCTTCGACAAGCCCGGGTACGCGGACGCCGCGGCCGCGGCCGAGCGGCTGCACCGGCGGCTGGCGGCGGACGGTGGCCCGGTCCCGCACGCGGTCCGGCGAGCCGACGTCCTCGACCCGGCCGCACTCGCACGGGCGGCCGAGGGCTTCGCACCCGACATCGTGGTGACCGACGTGCCGTACGGCGAGCAGACCGAATGGACCGGCGAGCATGCCGGCCAGGGCCTGCCCGGCATGCTGACCGCGCTCGCCACGGTGCTCCGGCCGGCCGCGGTGATCGCGGTGATCGTGCGGGGACGCCGGGTCCCGCCGATCGACGGCGTGCGCCCCCGGCGGAAATCGCGGGTGGGCACCCGGGCGGTGGCCCTGTTCGCGGCGGGCGACCTCGACGGCCGCCCGGCGGACCTGCCGTAA